Below is a genomic region from Rhizobium sp. 007.
CATGGATGAACACGACGTCTGTCGGGTCGCAGGTGTCGGCCAGATCACGGACAATCGACATCACAGGCGTGATGCCAGATCCGCCTGACAGCAGCAGCTTCTTGCCGCGTCCGGAGGGACGGATGAAATGTCCAAGCGGACCTTGCGCCTTCACGGTCGCACCGGACTTCAGATTGTCGTGCAGCCAGTTGGAGACCCGTCCGTCCGGCGCCCGCTTCACGGTGACTGTGAAGGCATTCGGTCTCTGCGGTGAGGAGGATATGCTGTAGCAACGGGGTTCGGCATCTGCGCCAAGTGGGAAGTCGAAGAGAAAATACTGACCGGCCTGGAACGCGAACCGTTTGCCCTGGGGAGACGCGAACGTGAAGCTTTTCACGTCGTGCGTCTCTTGATGCACGTCGATACAGACAAGGGTATCGTCCAGTTCTGGATCCCAGACGTCCGTCGGCGCGTTCGAAGCGCTCGTCAAGGTCTTAATATCCATGAGCTCGCATCCGGTCGATGTACCAGGTCGCGAACTTGTCGAGATTCGTTTCGGAGAAGCGCGAGTAGGGACCCGGGACATAGGCGGGGTCGAGGACGCCTGCGTGAGATCGCGCGACAAGCTCCGCGTCCTGGTCGGTCGTCGCAACCCAAACGTTCGTCAACTTTTCGAGATCGTAGTCGACGCCTTCCACGGCATACTTGTGAACAAGCCATTTCGTGCGCACGAGGGTCTTGTCAGCCGAAAGCGGGATGACGATTGCAACGACCGCATGGTCGCCCATGAAGTGGTTCCAGCTATTGTGTCCCCACAGATGCGTGTCACCCAGGTCTTTCCTGGTCATGGTGCCGAGAAGCTTCGACGAAGCCGCGGTCGCGTCAGGCGTCTGCGATTCACCGGCACCCGAAATGATCAGCCGCTGTGTTCTGAAGTTTGTCTCGCAATCGACGAGCTGTTCGACGGCGGCGGAAGGATAGCCGAAGGCCTCCCAGCTCTTGGTTTTCTCTGCGTAGAGAGCTTCATGCTGTTCTGCCTGCTCCCGGTCTTCCGGGCTCAGGCTTTCCGGATCGAATCCGAAATCCAGATCGACGAACGATACGCAGAGCTCCGGATGGTTCGCAGAGCAGTGATAGCATTCGCGATTGTTTTCCATCGTCAGCTTCCAGTTGCCGTGTTCGACCACGTCAGCCTGAAAAGCCACCTTTGTGTTGCGGATATCGTAGGGCGCGAGCCGTTCCGTCATGACCTCTTCAAGGCGGTCGATGTCGGCCGGTGGATTGTCGGAGAGGCAGGCGTAAATGAGACCACCGATCGATTTGAAATTGACCGGCCTGAGGCTCTTGCAGCTCTTGTCGAAATCGGCGCCCATGTGAGGCGCGTAGGCGAGTTCGCCGTCAAGCTCGTAGGTCCACTGGTGGTATGGACAGACGAGCTTGGAGACCACGCTCGATCCCGCGTCAAGGATCCGCGAGCCGCGATGACGGCATACGTTGTGCACGACGCGGATCTGATTGTCGTCGCCGCGAAGAATGATGAGGCTGCTGTTGCCAATATCGATAACGTTGGCGTCTCCCGGTTCTGGAACATCGCATTCCAGACCGATGCAGATCCAGTGTTTGCGAAAGAATACGTCGACGTCGGCCTCGAAAACATCCTCGCGGCTGTAGAGCCCGGCGGGAAGCGAATGGCCGTCCGCCCTTGAACCGAGAAGCGATGAAATCGACGAAGCGACGGTCTGAAGCATAATTCTACCTCATGATTGGATGGGCAAATCATCCGCTTCATCTTCACATGGTTCAACGGCACAAATCGGCCGTCATCACATAACCAGATGTAATGCAATGCGGAAACGTCGACATAGAAGCTGCCCGGTCAGCCGGGACAGCGTGCCGGCGGGGCTGAATTGTATTTTCTCTCAATATCTATTGTGTACACAAAGTACACAAAATTTGACTCGTGCGCCAAGCCATGCGATCATGGGGCTGTCAGATGAAAAAAGAGGGCTGAGATACGATGGCGAAGAGCGTCAAGAGCAATCTCTACGATGACCTGAAACGTCAGATCCTGACGATGGAGCTGGACCCCGACGCCGACCTGGACGAGGCCAGTCTCAGCGAGCGGTACGGCCTGTCGCGAACGCCGGTTCGCGATATTTTCCGCCGCCTGGCGGGTGAGGGCTACGTCGATATTCGCGAGAACAGGGGGGCGCGGGTCATCCCGATGAACCACGCGACTCTGCGGAACTTCTTTCTTGTTGCGCCGATGATCTACGCGGCGATTGGCCGCCTTGCAGTGCAGAACTTCAAGCCTTCGCAACTCTCGGACCTGAAGCAGACCCAGGAGCGCTTCCGCGCCGCCAGCGAGAACATGGACGCGCTTGCGATGGTCCTCGAGAACAACCGTTTCCACGAGATCTTCGGGGAGATGTCGGCCAACGTCTACCTGCAACCCAGCCTGGGCCGGCTCCTCATCGACCACGCGCGCATCGGTCACACCTTCTTCCGACCCAGGAACGCGGACATGAAGCGGCGGCTGCAGTTGGCTGTCGAGCACCACGACAGCTTCATCGAGGCGCTCAGCATTCATGACGAGGACGCTGTGGTCGATCTTGTCTTCGAGCACTGGGAGTTGTCCCGCGAAAACATGGAAATGTTCATCGCGCCGCACGGACTTAAGGCGGACGCCCTGATCGGCGCTCCAACCACGCAATCATTGGAGAAATCACCGTGAAGTTTGAGGGGATCTATACGCCGGCGGTGACGCCGCTCGACCGGGATGGGCAGATAGACCGCGTGGCGTTTTGCGCCGTCATCGAACAGCTCATCGATGCGGGCGTGCATGGCATCATCGTCGGCGGCTCGACGGGCGAGTACTATGCCCACAGCAGCCAGGAGCGCTTCGAACTTGCGGCCTATGCCAAGGACGTCATCGGCACCCGGCTGCCGCTCGTCATTGGAACGGGCGCAACGAGAACCGAAGACTCGGTCGAGTACGCGAAGGCGGCAAAAGAAATCGGCGCGGACGCGATCCTCGTGTCCTCGCCGCCCTACGCATTGCCGACGGAACGGGAGAATGCGGTCCACGCGCTCACGGTGGACCGTGCGGCCAACCTGCCGATCATGCTCTACAACTATCCGGCCCGCATGGGCGTGATGATGGGCGAGGAGTATTTTTCCCGGGTCGGTAAATCCAAAAATGTGGTCGCCATCAAGGAAAGTTCCGGCGACATGGGCAATCTTCATCGTCTCGCGCGCAAGTATCCGCATATCTCGCTCTCTTGCGGCTGGGACGACCAGGCTCTCGAATTTTTCGCATGGGGCGCAAAGAGCTGGGTATGCGCCGGCTCCAACTTCCTTCCGCGCGAGCACGTCGCGCTTTACGAAGCCTGTGTGCTGGAAAAGAACTTCGACAAGGGCCGCGCGATCATGACCGCGATGCTGCCGCTTATGGATTTCCTGGAATGCGGGAAGTTCGTCCAGTCGATCAAGCATGGATGCGAGTTGATCGGCCTGAGCGCCGGGCCGGTCCGCGCACCGCTGCGTCCGCTGAATTCCGAAGAAAAGCGAACCCTTCAGACCGTCGTCGCCACGTTGAAGCGCACGGTTGCCCAGATCACGTCGGGAGCAAATCATGCATGAACCCTTGACCGCTGCCGAATACAAGGCGATCGCCGCAGGCCTTCAGTTCCCGACGAATGCGTTCATTGACGGCGCCTTCCGTCCGGCGCATTCCGGCCGGACTTTCACGTCTACGAACCCTGCCACGGGCGACGTTCTTGCCGAAATCGCCGCGTGCGACGCCACCGATGTCGATTATGCCGTGATCAAGGCCAAGCAAGCCTTCGACGACGGCCGCTGGCGGTTGTGTTCGCCTGGCGAGCGCAAGGCCGTGCTCCTCAAGCTCGCCAAGTTGCTCGAGCGCAATCGTCATGAACTCGCTGTTATGGAAAGCCTGGACAGTGGCAAGCCGATCCGCGAATGTCAGACGGTCGACGTTCCCGATACCATCCATACCATTCGCTGGCATGCCGAACTGATCGACAAGCTATACGACAACACTGCACCTGTCGGAGCAAGTGCGCTGACAATGATCGTCCGCGAACCTGTCGGCGTCGTCGGATGTGTGCTTCCGTGGAACTTCCCGCTGCTGATGCTGGCCTGGAAGATCGGTCCGGCCCTTGCAGCCGGCTGCTCGGTGATCGTGAAGCCCGCGCAGGAAACGACGCTCACCACACTGCGTGTCGCCGAACTTGCACATGAAGCAGGGATCCCTGCGGGCGTCTTCAACGTCGTGACCGGCGGCGGCAAGGAGGTCGGCGAACCGATCGGCATGCACATGGACGTCGACATGGTGGCATTTACCGGATCGACGCCTACCGGCCGCCGCTTCCTGCGCTATGCCGCCGACTCCAACCTCAAGCGTGTCGTGCTCGAATGCGGCGGCAAGAACCCCGCGGTCGTTCTCGATGACGCCGAAGACCTCGACCTTGTGGCCGAGCAGGTGGTCAACGGCGCCTTCTGGAACATGGGTGAGA
It encodes:
- a CDS encoding aldehyde dehydrogenase — translated: MHEPLTAAEYKAIAAGLQFPTNAFIDGAFRPAHSGRTFTSTNPATGDVLAEIAACDATDVDYAVIKAKQAFDDGRWRLCSPGERKAVLLKLAKLLERNRHELAVMESLDSGKPIRECQTVDVPDTIHTIRWHAELIDKLYDNTAPVGASALTMIVREPVGVVGCVLPWNFPLLMLAWKIGPALAAGCSVIVKPAQETTLTTLRVAELAHEAGIPAGVFNVVTGGGKEVGEPIGMHMDVDMVAFTGSTPTGRRFLRYAADSNLKRVVLECGGKNPAVVLDDAEDLDLVAEQVVNGAFWNMGENCSATSRLIVHARVKDELLQRIGAYMREWKTGDPLDPENRIGALVSKTHFEKVKSFLDDAKKEKLSVAHGGDTHGGIFIEPTVVEGVTPSSRLFQEEIFGPVLSVTTFNTLSEAIALANDTNYGLTASVYTASLRNAIKLSREIRAGVVTVNCFGEGDATTPFGGYKESGFGGRDKSVFAHDNYCELKTIWIDVSDRSVDETIR
- a CDS encoding GntR family transcriptional regulator; translation: MAKSVKSNLYDDLKRQILTMELDPDADLDEASLSERYGLSRTPVRDIFRRLAGEGYVDIRENRGARVIPMNHATLRNFFLVAPMIYAAIGRLAVQNFKPSQLSDLKQTQERFRAASENMDALAMVLENNRFHEIFGEMSANVYLQPSLGRLLIDHARIGHTFFRPRNADMKRRLQLAVEHHDSFIEALSIHDEDAVVDLVFEHWELSRENMEMFIAPHGLKADALIGAPTTQSLEKSP
- a CDS encoding aromatic ring-hydroxylating dioxygenase subunit alpha: MLQTVASSISSLLGSRADGHSLPAGLYSREDVFEADVDVFFRKHWICIGLECDVPEPGDANVIDIGNSSLIILRGDDNQIRVVHNVCRHRGSRILDAGSSVVSKLVCPYHQWTYELDGELAYAPHMGADFDKSCKSLRPVNFKSIGGLIYACLSDNPPADIDRLEEVMTERLAPYDIRNTKVAFQADVVEHGNWKLTMENNRECYHCSANHPELCVSFVDLDFGFDPESLSPEDREQAEQHEALYAEKTKSWEAFGYPSAAVEQLVDCETNFRTQRLIISGAGESQTPDATAASSKLLGTMTRKDLGDTHLWGHNSWNHFMGDHAVVAIVIPLSADKTLVRTKWLVHKYAVEGVDYDLEKLTNVWVATTDQDAELVARSHAGVLDPAYVPGPYSRFSETNLDKFATWYIDRMRAHGY
- a CDS encoding dihydrodipicolinate synthase family protein gives rise to the protein MKFEGIYTPAVTPLDRDGQIDRVAFCAVIEQLIDAGVHGIIVGGSTGEYYAHSSQERFELAAYAKDVIGTRLPLVIGTGATRTEDSVEYAKAAKEIGADAILVSSPPYALPTERENAVHALTVDRAANLPIMLYNYPARMGVMMGEEYFSRVGKSKNVVAIKESSGDMGNLHRLARKYPHISLSCGWDDQALEFFAWGAKSWVCAGSNFLPREHVALYEACVLEKNFDKGRAIMTAMLPLMDFLECGKFVQSIKHGCELIGLSAGPVRAPLRPLNSEEKRTLQTVVATLKRTVAQITSGANHA